A region from the Verrucomicrobiota bacterium genome encodes:
- a CDS encoding MFS transporter — MSKSPTVNVQTFINEHPFSGFQWLIFAMCFVIVLLDGFDTAAIGFIAPSLTTEWNISKPALAPVLSAALFGLAFGALLAGPLSDRLGRRVLLIISVLIFGIACFSSAFSASLVQLTALRFVTGLGLGAAMPNAVTMMSEYCPDHWRATLTNLMFCGFPLGAAFGGFLAAWMIPQFGWRSVLLLGGSAPLLLSVLLLITLPESVRYMVANGYPVEKIRATLSRIASSAAGAGSFFMTEQAPAAAGEGGIRVVLSRAYIVGSIMLWLAYFMGLVIFYASINWMPVLLKEAGLSPQHATLISALFPLGGVGAVVCGLLMDRFNPNRVIAACFALTAINVFGIGQAVGNLGWLVIIVFVAGVLMNTAQSSLPALAAAFYPTQGRGTGVAWMLGIGRFGGIAGSFLVAELTRRHFTFGGIFAVVAVAGVVSCIALLVKQAVHPQSAISNVGTTKPLGH, encoded by the coding sequence GTGAGCAAAAGCCCAACTGTCAATGTTCAGACATTCATCAATGAGCACCCGTTCTCCGGGTTTCAGTGGCTCATTTTTGCAATGTGCTTCGTTATCGTCTTGCTGGACGGGTTCGATACGGCCGCAATCGGGTTCATCGCCCCGTCGCTGACAACCGAATGGAACATCAGCAAACCGGCACTCGCGCCGGTTCTGAGCGCGGCATTGTTCGGACTCGCGTTCGGGGCGCTCCTGGCTGGTCCGCTTTCGGACCGATTGGGAAGGCGCGTGCTGCTCATCATCTCGGTCCTGATCTTTGGTATCGCGTGTTTTTCCTCCGCCTTCTCGGCCAGTCTTGTCCAACTGACGGCACTGCGCTTTGTCACTGGGCTCGGACTGGGAGCGGCGATGCCAAACGCGGTAACAATGATGAGCGAGTATTGTCCGGATCACTGGCGGGCGACGTTGACCAACCTTATGTTTTGCGGTTTTCCTCTTGGCGCGGCTTTTGGCGGTTTTCTCGCGGCGTGGATGATTCCGCAATTCGGATGGCGCAGCGTCCTTCTTCTAGGCGGCAGCGCCCCTCTGTTGCTCTCGGTTCTGCTGCTGATCACGCTCCCGGAGTCGGTCCGCTATATGGTGGCAAATGGGTATCCGGTCGAAAAGATACGTGCCACCCTGAGCCGAATTGCCAGTAGTGCAGCCGGCGCGGGATCGTTCTTCATGACGGAGCAAGCGCCGGCTGCTGCCGGGGAGGGCGGCATTCGGGTTGTGCTTTCCCGCGCCTACATCGTCGGCTCGATCATGCTTTGGCTTGCTTACTTTATGGGGCTCGTCATCTTTTATGCGTCGATCAACTGGATGCCCGTCCTGCTCAAGGAAGCGGGCTTGAGTCCTCAGCACGCCACGCTGATTTCGGCGCTGTTTCCGCTCGGAGGCGTAGGTGCAGTGGTTTGCGGCCTCTTGATGGACCGATTCAATCCGAATCGGGTCATCGCAGCATGCTTTGCGTTGACCGCGATCAACGTGTTTGGAATTGGCCAAGCCGTCGGAAACCTCGGTTGGTTGGTTATTATCGTATTCGTTGCGGGCGTGCTCATGAATACGGCGCAGTCGTCGCTGCCGGCGTTGGCCGCCGCGTTCTACCCGACCCAGGGGCGAGGCACCGGCGTCGCGTGGATGCTCGGCATCGGCCGGTTCGGCGGAATCGCCGGATCGTTCTTGGTCGCCGAACTGACGCGGCGGCACTTTACGTTTGGCGGCATCTTCGCGGTGGTTGCGGTCGCCGGAGTCGTTTCATGTATTGCGCTGCTCGTCAAACAAGCCGTGCACCCCCAGTCCGCAATCTCTAATGTCGGCACGACAAAACCGTTAGGGCACTAG
- a CDS encoding 4-hydroxybenzoate 3-monooxygenase, with product MRTQVGIVGAGPAGLLLSHILHLQGIESVVLERRSRDDIEAIIRAGVLEQGTVDLMNEIGAGDRMMKEGFRHKGIILRFNGRDERIDFPSLTGGKSVMIYAQHDVNKDLIKARLATGGDIRFETRDVSVYDLDSAAPKIRCRNKEGQVDEITCDFIAGCDGTQGICRPSIPPGELNVYERLYPFGWFGILCKAPPSSDELIYCMHKRGFVLVSTRSPDVQRMYLQCSPDEKTDHWSDERIWTEFRARLETKDGWAPKEGPIFSKSVIRMRSLVVEPMHYGRLFLAGDSAHVVPPTGAKGLNLAASDAQILARAIIAYYKSNRSDLLEQYSATALRRVWKATRFSWWMTSMLHTFPGSDEFQQRLQSTELDYVTSSRAGATALAENYVGLPID from the coding sequence GTGCGTACTCAAGTCGGAATTGTCGGTGCCGGGCCGGCTGGCCTCTTGTTGTCTCACATCCTGCACCTCCAAGGCATCGAGTCGGTGGTTCTCGAAAGACGCAGCCGTGACGACATCGAAGCCATCATCAGGGCGGGCGTGCTTGAACAGGGCACGGTCGATCTTATGAACGAGATCGGCGCCGGCGATCGGATGATGAAAGAAGGTTTTCGTCACAAGGGGATCATCCTCCGCTTTAATGGCCGGGACGAGCGCATCGACTTTCCGTCGCTCACGGGCGGCAAGTCGGTCATGATCTATGCCCAGCACGACGTAAACAAGGACCTCATCAAGGCACGGCTGGCGACCGGCGGCGATATCCGCTTTGAGACCAGGGATGTTAGCGTCTATGATCTGGACAGCGCCGCGCCCAAAATCCGCTGCCGCAACAAAGAAGGCCAAGTCGATGAAATCACCTGCGATTTTATCGCCGGCTGTGATGGGACGCAGGGGATTTGCCGGCCGTCCATTCCCCCCGGTGAGCTGAACGTCTACGAACGCCTTTATCCGTTTGGTTGGTTCGGAATCCTATGCAAGGCGCCGCCCTCGTCTGATGAGTTGATTTACTGCATGCACAAGCGCGGCTTCGTGCTGGTGAGCACGCGCTCGCCGGATGTCCAGCGTATGTACCTTCAGTGCTCGCCCGACGAGAAGACCGACCACTGGTCCGACGAACGCATCTGGACCGAGTTTCGGGCCCGGCTGGAGACTAAGGACGGCTGGGCGCCCAAGGAAGGGCCGATCTTCAGCAAGTCGGTGATTCGCATGCGCAGCCTTGTCGTCGAGCCGATGCATTATGGCCGCCTATTTCTCGCTGGCGACTCAGCGCACGTGGTGCCGCCCACCGGGGCCAAGGGGCTCAACCTTGCTGCCAGCGATGCACAGATTCTCGCTCGGGCCATCATCGCTTACTACAAATCCAACCGCAGCGATCTGCTTGAACAATACTCCGCGACTGCCCTGCGGCGCGTATGGAAAGCGACCCGCTTTTCCTGGTGGATGACTTCCATGCTGCACACGTTTCCCGGGTCCGACGAGTTCCAGCAGCGCCTGCAGTCGACCGAACTGGATTACGTGACCAGCTCACGTGCCGGAGCGACGGCCCTTGCTGAGAATTATGTCGGGCTTCCGATCGATTGA
- the pcaC gene encoding 4-carboxymuconolactone decarboxylase, producing the protein MNEAERHALGEKMRRTVLGDEHVDRTQARLTEFNEAFQDFITRYAWGEIWTRPELSLRVRSLITLALLTALNREAEFRMHVKAAIRNGVSVPELKELFLHSAIYCGLPAANAAYHCAEEVLKELELSMQEKG; encoded by the coding sequence ATGAACGAAGCTGAACGGCATGCTCTGGGAGAAAAGATGAGGCGTACCGTGCTGGGGGACGAGCACGTCGATCGTACTCAAGCGCGTCTGACCGAGTTCAATGAGGCGTTCCAGGATTTTATCACCCGATATGCCTGGGGTGAAATCTGGACGCGCCCGGAGCTATCGTTGCGGGTTCGCAGCCTGATCACGCTGGCGCTCTTAACCGCGCTCAACCGTGAGGCAGAGTTTCGAATGCACGTCAAAGCGGCGATCCGCAACGGCGTGAGCGTGCCGGAGCTCAAGGAGCTCTTTCTGCATTCGGCGATTTACTGCGGGCTCCCGGCGGCCAACGCTGCGTACCATTGCGCCGAGGAGGTGCTGAAGGAACTCGAACTCTCGATGCAGGAAAAAGGCTGA
- the pcaD gene encoding 3-oxoadipate enol-lactonase has product MILKKDTSIYYELAGPPDYPVLVFSHALGTNLALWDRQVEVLQRSFRILRYDSRGHGQSSANHGPYTISMLASDVVALLDELGVARAHFCGVSMGGLVGQYLAVYYPERTGKLVLSNTAAKIGTHAKYDRRIQEVANAGMPAVVDEVLEGWFTNRFRGMHPSTVAFLAEALRQTSPEGYIGCCQAIRDADLREDVERIKAPTLIIAGTEDQATTLAAAQFLNRKIQGSRLLVLESAHLCCTEAAAEFTEHLDRFLTT; this is encoded by the coding sequence ATGATTTTGAAAAAAGACACATCAATTTACTACGAACTCGCCGGGCCGCCCGACTACCCTGTGTTGGTGTTTTCACACGCCTTGGGAACGAACCTGGCGCTTTGGGACCGTCAGGTGGAAGTGCTGCAAAGGTCGTTCCGGATTTTGCGGTACGATTCCCGTGGGCATGGCCAATCATCGGCCAATCATGGCCCTTACACGATTTCCATGCTGGCTTCGGATGTGGTGGCCTTACTCGACGAACTGGGCGTTGCCAGAGCGCATTTTTGCGGAGTTTCGATGGGCGGCCTGGTCGGTCAATACCTGGCCGTTTACTACCCTGAACGCACCGGAAAACTGGTCCTGAGCAATACTGCAGCAAAAATCGGAACCCATGCAAAATATGACCGGCGCATTCAGGAGGTAGCGAACGCGGGGATGCCGGCGGTGGTTGATGAGGTGTTGGAGGGTTGGTTCACTAACCGTTTCCGCGGGATGCACCCTTCGACTGTCGCCTTCTTAGCGGAGGCTTTGAGGCAAACCTCTCCGGAAGGGTATATCGGTTGTTGTCAGGCGATCCGGGACGCGGATCTTCGCGAGGACGTAGAGCGGATAAAGGCGCCGACTTTAATTATCGCCGGGACCGAAGACCAGGCCACGACTTTGGCTGCCGCGCAATTTTTAAACCGAAAAATCCAGGGTTCACGACTGCTTGTCCTTGAGTCAGCGCATTTGTGCTGCACCGAGGCAGCCGCAGAATTCACTGAGCACCTCGACAGATTTTTGACAACCTGA
- the pcaB gene encoding 3-carboxy-cis,cis-muconate cycloisomerase has translation MFDSLFTSPEIEALLSDQALIEAMLRFESALAATQADLGLVPEKAASVIADCCSLQFVDVEDLLRSAERDGNPAIPLVKAIGKRVAATDPDAAKYVHLGATSQDVIDTGLMLCTKRAVELVIADLLSIEERLISLIEQQRRTFLPGRTLLQHARPISFGLKAAGWLDGIARCRRMLQQGAATSLAVQFGGAVGSLAASGPKGLEILEALARKLDLTAPEVPWHTQRDRIGRLGMDLALAGAALAKIAQDVVLLMQTEVAEVAEDLGSGGGGSSTLPHKQNPIAPTKILANAKRIPALAGALLTSMVHEHERSPGGWHAEWVLFPEIIRAVGGSAAHALELVSGLQIHPERMRANIDLTNGLIFAENISIELAKSMSKSAAHGLVTRASQKTRQTGLHLRKVLEEDPVVVNLLASGGLDRLFSPEQGEELTDELINRVLAQRRG, from the coding sequence ATGTTTGACAGCTTATTCACCTCGCCGGAAATCGAGGCGCTGCTCTCGGATCAGGCTCTGATCGAAGCCATGTTGAGGTTTGAGTCGGCGTTGGCCGCAACGCAAGCCGATCTGGGATTGGTCCCCGAAAAGGCCGCATCCGTCATTGCAGACTGTTGTTCGCTGCAATTCGTTGATGTCGAGGACCTCCTGCGCTCCGCCGAGCGGGATGGGAATCCCGCGATTCCGTTGGTAAAAGCAATCGGGAAACGCGTAGCGGCAACGGATCCCGACGCGGCAAAATACGTGCACCTCGGAGCGACCAGCCAGGATGTCATCGACACCGGGTTGATGCTGTGTACGAAAAGGGCTGTGGAATTGGTAATTGCCGACCTGCTAAGCATCGAGGAACGCCTTATCAGTTTGATCGAACAGCAGCGCCGGACGTTTTTGCCGGGCCGGACATTGTTGCAGCACGCGCGGCCCATCTCGTTTGGCCTCAAAGCTGCCGGTTGGCTGGACGGGATCGCTCGTTGCCGCAGAATGCTGCAGCAGGGTGCGGCAACAAGCCTGGCTGTTCAATTCGGGGGCGCGGTTGGCAGTCTTGCTGCCAGTGGTCCGAAAGGATTGGAGATCCTGGAGGCGCTGGCTCGCAAACTTGACCTGACAGCGCCGGAAGTTCCCTGGCATACCCAGCGCGATCGCATCGGCCGGCTCGGTATGGACCTGGCGCTCGCCGGAGCCGCGTTGGCGAAGATCGCCCAAGACGTCGTTCTGCTGATGCAAACTGAAGTTGCCGAAGTGGCCGAGGACCTCGGGTCAGGCGGCGGCGGTTCTTCGACCCTTCCCCATAAGCAGAACCCGATCGCGCCAACCAAAATCCTGGCGAATGCGAAGCGGATACCGGCCCTGGCGGGGGCGCTACTGACGTCCATGGTGCACGAGCATGAGCGATCCCCCGGCGGGTGGCACGCGGAGTGGGTTCTGTTTCCGGAGATCATCCGCGCAGTGGGAGGATCCGCGGCTCACGCGCTGGAACTCGTTTCCGGACTCCAAATCCACCCGGAACGCATGCGCGCGAATATCGACTTAACCAACGGATTGATCTTTGCTGAAAATATCTCCATCGAGCTGGCAAAATCCATGAGCAAATCGGCGGCTCACGGGCTGGTTACACGCGCCAGCCAAAAAACCCGGCAAACCGGCTTGCATCTTCGCAAGGTGCTGGAAGAAGATCCCGTTGTAGTAAACCTGCTGGCCTCCGGCGGGCTCGATCGCCTCTTCTCCCCAGAGCAGGGAGAGGAGCTGACCGATGAACTGATCAATCGCGTGTTAGCCCAGCGGCGCGGCTGA
- the pcaG gene encoding protocatechuate 3,4-dioxygenase subunit alpha, whose protein sequence is MTDQKNHESLGEAVPQILSVTTYQTVGPYFKIGLEAIYRDDLTKPDIPGQVIEIAGTVFDADLTPVPDAVLELWQADSFGRYMDQPQKKPFEDSFGFGRVPTNEAGRFRVRTIKPGAVQAETSARQAPHILVSIFMRGLLYRLITRIYFSDEPGNGEDPVLRSIEPRRRDSLLAKADPAQPHRYEWNIFLQGENETVFFDL, encoded by the coding sequence ATGACCGACCAAAAGAATCATGAGTCGCTCGGAGAAGCAGTTCCACAGATTCTCTCTGTGACCACTTATCAGACGGTCGGGCCATACTTCAAAATCGGCCTGGAAGCTATTTATCGGGATGATTTGACGAAGCCGGATATTCCGGGTCAAGTCATCGAAATCGCCGGAACCGTTTTTGACGCGGATCTTACCCCTGTGCCGGACGCGGTTCTTGAATTATGGCAGGCGGATAGCTTCGGCCGGTATATGGATCAACCTCAAAAGAAGCCGTTCGAAGATTCTTTTGGCTTTGGTCGGGTACCGACCAACGAGGCCGGCCGGTTCCGCGTTCGGACCATCAAGCCGGGCGCGGTCCAGGCAGAGACGTCTGCGCGCCAGGCGCCCCACATTCTGGTTTCAATTTTCATGCGTGGGCTACTCTATCGCTTGATTACACGCATTTACTTTAGCGACGAACCCGGAAATGGCGAAGATCCCGTGCTTCGTTCCATCGAGCCTCGCCGTCGCGACTCGCTGCTGGCCAAAGCCGACCCGGCTCAACCGCACCGTTACGAGTGGAACATCTTCCTGCAGGGAGAAAACGAAACGGTCTTCTTCGACCTTTGA
- the pcaH gene encoding protocatechuate 3,4-dioxygenase subunit beta, with translation MNVFDSPPTRPLYRHFQDGVLPPNLCPSYVSSVKRSPRQPLVHLPQTISELTGPIFAPPESIRPVDLTKGPHGQALGERILVSGRVLDEDGRAVAGTFVEIWQANAAGRYLHARDQHNAPLDPNFIGCASLVTDTEGRFAFETIRPGEYPWRNHHNAWRPAHIHFSVFGPAFATRLITQMYFPGDPLLPFDPIFNSVRSQTARERLIALFDWETTVPEYALGYRFDIVLRGRQETPMEHKP, from the coding sequence ATGAATGTCTTCGATTCGCCCCCAACCCGCCCGCTTTATCGACATTTTCAGGACGGTGTTCTGCCGCCTAATCTTTGCCCTTCCTACGTCTCCTCCGTTAAGCGATCACCTCGCCAGCCCCTGGTCCATCTGCCGCAAACAATCTCGGAACTTACCGGTCCCATCTTCGCGCCGCCGGAAAGTATCCGGCCCGTTGACCTGACCAAAGGCCCGCACGGGCAGGCTCTCGGCGAACGGATCCTGGTCAGCGGACGGGTTCTGGACGAAGATGGCCGGGCCGTTGCCGGGACTTTCGTGGAGATCTGGCAGGCCAACGCTGCCGGTCGTTACCTTCACGCCCGCGATCAGCATAATGCCCCGCTCGACCCTAACTTCATCGGCTGCGCGTCGCTGGTTACTGACACGGAAGGACGCTTTGCGTTCGAAACCATTCGTCCGGGCGAATACCCATGGCGCAACCATCACAATGCATGGCGTCCAGCGCATATCCATTTCTCGGTTTTCGGGCCGGCGTTTGCGACGCGCTTGATCACCCAGATGTATTTTCCTGGCGACCCGCTCCTGCCGTTCGATCCCATATTCAACAGCGTCAGAAGCCAGACGGCGCGGGAACGGCTGATCGCCTTGTTCGACTGGGAAACGACCGTCCCGGAATACGCCCTCGGCTACCGGTTCGATATCGTGCTGCGCGGCCGTCAGGAAACTCCGATGGAGCACAAGCCATGA
- a CDS encoding shikimate dehydrogenase: MRPIVYVLNGPNLNLLGSRQPEIYGRETLADVEAACRRIGADLGLEIEFRQTNAEFQLIDWIHESRKRAAGIVINPAALTHTSVAVLDALNACECPILEVHISNIHKREEFRHHSFVSQVATGVICGFGTQGYFLAIQHLARLLGSPRAETVQTQSAFLVGLIGAGIQASLTPAMHEREGAAQGLRYIYRLIDLQTLGLGVEALAGLITAAGQMGFTGLNITHPCKQAVIPLLDDLSDDARSLGAVNTVVFEDGKRVGHNTDWFGFAENFRRGLPDARRDHVVQLGAGGAGSAVAHAALTCGVKKLTIVDTVAERAEAVAAGRAARFGPDRVSVADPAEIAAALATADGLINTTPIGMAKYPGLPLSAALLRPELWVAEIIYFPIETDLLRAARALGCRTLDGGGMAVFQAAEAFRLFTGIEPDAQRMLQHFAALCAK, translated from the coding sequence ATGAGGCCGATTGTCTACGTTCTGAACGGACCAAATTTGAATCTCCTCGGCAGCCGGCAGCCCGAAATCTATGGCCGCGAGACACTGGCGGACGTAGAGGCCGCGTGCCGGCGTATAGGCGCCGATCTGGGCCTGGAGATCGAGTTTCGCCAGACCAATGCCGAGTTCCAGCTCATCGACTGGATCCACGAGTCGCGCAAGCGCGCCGCCGGAATCGTAATTAATCCTGCCGCCTTAACTCATACCTCGGTCGCCGTATTGGATGCGCTGAACGCGTGCGAATGCCCTATCCTTGAGGTGCATATCTCTAACATCCATAAGCGCGAAGAATTCCGCCATCACTCCTTCGTTTCGCAAGTAGCTACAGGCGTGATCTGCGGGTTCGGCACGCAGGGTTATTTTCTTGCGATACAGCATCTCGCCCGGCTGCTCGGAAGCCCGCGCGCAGAGACCGTTCAGACCCAGAGCGCGTTCCTCGTCGGCCTCATCGGCGCCGGTATCCAGGCCTCACTCACTCCTGCGATGCACGAGCGCGAGGGTGCTGCGCAGGGCCTGCGCTACATTTACCGATTGATCGACCTTCAAACCCTGGGCCTTGGCGTCGAGGCACTAGCCGGACTCATAACTGCAGCTGGACAGATGGGCTTCACCGGACTCAACATTACCCATCCGTGCAAGCAGGCGGTGATACCCCTGCTTGACGATCTGTCGGATGACGCCCGCTCGCTCGGAGCCGTTAACACGGTCGTGTTCGAGGACGGCAAGCGGGTGGGCCACAATACGGATTGGTTCGGCTTCGCCGAGAATTTCCGGCGCGGCCTGCCTGATGCCCGTCGCGATCACGTGGTGCAACTCGGCGCGGGAGGTGCGGGTTCTGCCGTCGCGCATGCGGCGCTGACGTGCGGCGTCAAGAAGTTGACCATCGTCGACACGGTAGCCGAGCGTGCCGAAGCAGTAGCAGCAGGCCGTGCGGCGCGTTTCGGCCCGGATCGTGTATCCGTCGCCGACCCTGCCGAGATTGCCGCAGCTTTGGCGACCGCGGATGGGCTGATAAACACGACCCCAATCGGCATGGCGAAGTACCCCGGTCTGCCCCTGTCTGCGGCTCTGCTGCGCCCGGAACTCTGGGTTGCCGAGATCATTTATTTCCCCATCGAGACTGACCTGCTGCGGGCCGCGCGCGCGTTGGGCTGCCGCACGCTGGATGGCGGCGGCATGGCGGTCTTTCAGGCCGCCGAGGCTTTCCGCCTCTTCACCGGTATCGAACCGGATGCCCAAAGGATGCTGCAGCACTTCGCCGCCTTGTGTGCAAAGTGA
- a CDS encoding MFS transporter: MDIANQPATPADPAVGSQRRTRVRFGILTLISVGTMINYLDRTVLGIASPSLVKELALNPVVMGLVFSAFAWTYAAAQLPGGVFLDRFGARLTYFLSVTFWSLFTLLQSTVTNLYVLLFYRFGLGVSEAPCFPTNSRIVGIWFPRQERARATGIYTVGEYLGLAFFGPSLFWITGTFGWRAMFVIVGVVGILFGLVWWFIYHEPDESRAVNQAELDYIAAGGGLAHPGAVKVPFSWASVGKLLSYRQIWGASIGQFAGNATLVFFLTWFPTYLATERHMAFVKAGFFAVLPFLAAAIGVMFGGWLSDNLLKRTGSANIARKLPIILGLLLACTIVSANCIANDSIVVAILSVAFFGQGMVGLGWAVISDIAPKKLMGLTGGLFNFATNLSGIITPLVIGYIISATGSFVGALIFVGAVALLGACSYIFILGDVRRIELEGEGSEGEAPGTMDSGSSTARRT, encoded by the coding sequence ATGGATATTGCCAACCAACCCGCCACGCCGGCGGACCCGGCTGTCGGCAGCCAACGGCGGACGCGCGTTCGCTTTGGTATACTTACGCTCATCTCCGTGGGCACCATGATCAACTATCTGGATCGAACGGTGTTGGGTATAGCCAGCCCGAGTCTGGTGAAGGAGCTAGCCCTCAATCCTGTGGTGATGGGCCTCGTATTCTCGGCGTTCGCATGGACCTACGCTGCCGCGCAACTCCCGGGCGGCGTGTTCCTGGATCGTTTTGGAGCGAGGCTGACCTACTTCCTGTCGGTCACCTTCTGGTCGCTGTTCACCCTTTTGCAGAGTACCGTAACCAACCTCTACGTTCTCCTGTTCTATCGCTTTGGGCTTGGCGTCTCGGAAGCACCCTGCTTTCCCACCAACAGCCGGATCGTGGGCATCTGGTTCCCGCGGCAGGAGCGCGCTCGCGCCACGGGCATCTACACCGTTGGTGAGTATCTCGGCCTCGCGTTCTTCGGGCCGTCGTTGTTCTGGATCACGGGCACTTTCGGCTGGCGCGCGATGTTTGTCATCGTGGGAGTGGTAGGAATCCTGTTCGGCCTTGTCTGGTGGTTCATCTACCATGAGCCTGACGAGAGCCGCGCGGTGAACCAGGCAGAGCTCGATTACATTGCTGCCGGAGGTGGTTTGGCGCATCCGGGCGCAGTCAAGGTACCGTTTTCCTGGGCGAGTGTCGGCAAGCTGCTTAGCTATCGCCAGATATGGGGCGCCTCCATTGGGCAGTTTGCCGGCAACGCCACTTTGGTGTTCTTCCTGACTTGGTTCCCGACTTACCTCGCGACGGAGCGGCACATGGCCTTTGTGAAGGCGGGCTTCTTCGCGGTGCTGCCGTTTCTTGCCGCCGCGATCGGAGTGATGTTCGGAGGTTGGCTCTCCGACAACCTGCTGAAGCGCACGGGTTCGGCCAACATCGCTCGCAAGCTCCCGATCATCCTCGGTCTGCTGTTAGCGTGCACGATTGTTTCCGCGAATTGCATCGCCAATGACTCCATCGTGGTAGCTATCCTGTCTGTGGCATTCTTCGGCCAGGGAATGGTCGGCCTGGGATGGGCCGTCATCTCGGACATCGCCCCGAAGAAATTGATGGGTTTGACGGGTGGGCTGTTCAACTTCGCAACGAACCTGTCCGGCATAATCACTCCGCTGGTTATCGGCTACATCATCAGTGCCACTGGATCGTTCGTCGGAGCGCTGATTTTTGTGGGTGCGGTTGCGCTGTTAGGGGCGTGCTCCTATATTTTTATTCTCGGCGACGTCCGCCGCATCGAACTGGAGGGTGAAGGCTCAGAAGGGGAAGCCCCCGGGACGATGGATAGCGGATCATCAACCGCCCGGAGGACGTGA